A window of the Blattabacterium cuenoti genome harbors these coding sequences:
- the murC gene encoding UDP-N-acetylmuramate--L-alanine ligase, whose amino-acid sequence MNLNQIDSFYFIGIGGVGMSSLARYFHTMGKTVHGHDQDKTFMTKELEKEGISINYHDSIEILPKWVLSKQCLIVYTPAIPNHHKQWMYLKKYGKNIKKRSQVLALITENDICIAIGGTHGKTTTSTLLGHILYSVGMNVTAFLGGISENYKSNLILNNVCNGKKIFLVEADEFDHSFLYLSPNIACITSFDQDHVDTYPKKEALKKAYIVFSNRIKKPYKKIFLHREEFFRSYNAIYYSVLKKENYYSNHLYIKENKWYFDFHTPTETWKSLPLPIPGKHNLKNVTAALAISDYLKIPKTKIIKALFLFKGIKRRYSIHYQSSKKIYIDDYAHHPTEINALINTVRKCFPNKKILGVFQPHLFSRTKFFEKSFAKSLENLDILILLDIYPAREFPINEVNSNNLLKKIKMSYKEISTMSKVLEKIEKKDFDIILTIGAGNIDTLIIPIKEWLYKRYGEIK is encoded by the coding sequence ATGAACTTAAACCAAATTGATTCTTTTTATTTTATAGGAATAGGAGGGGTGGGGATGAGCTCCCTAGCTAGATATTTCCATACTATGGGTAAAACTGTTCATGGTCATGATCAAGATAAAACATTTATGACAAAAGAATTAGAAAAAGAAGGAATATCCATAAATTATCATGATAGTATCGAAATATTACCCAAATGGGTATTATCCAAACAATGTTTGATTGTATATACTCCAGCCATTCCTAATCATCATAAACAATGGATGTATTTAAAAAAATATGGTAAAAATATAAAAAAACGTTCTCAAGTATTAGCTTTAATTACAGAAAATGATATTTGTATAGCCATAGGAGGAACACATGGAAAAACAACTACTTCTACCTTATTAGGACACATTTTATATAGTGTTGGAATGAATGTTACTGCTTTTTTAGGAGGAATATCTGAAAATTATAAATCTAATTTAATATTGAATAATGTATGTAATGGAAAAAAAATTTTTTTGGTAGAAGCCGATGAATTTGATCATTCTTTTTTATATTTATCTCCTAATATAGCATGTATAACCTCTTTTGACCAAGATCATGTAGATACTTATCCAAAAAAAGAAGCCTTGAAAAAGGCTTATATAGTTTTTTCAAATAGAATAAAAAAACCATATAAAAAAATATTTCTTCACCGAGAAGAATTTTTTCGATCTTATAACGCTATATATTATTCAGTGCTAAAAAAAGAAAATTATTATTCCAATCATCTTTATATAAAAGAAAATAAATGGTATTTTGATTTTCATACTCCTACAGAAACATGGAAATCTTTGCCTTTACCGATTCCAGGGAAACATAACTTAAAAAACGTTACAGCCGCATTAGCCATATCTGACTATCTTAAAATTCCTAAAACAAAAATCATAAAAGCTTTATTTTTATTTAAAGGAATCAAAAGAAGATATTCCATTCATTATCAATCTTCAAAAAAGATATATATAGATGATTATGCGCATCATCCGACAGAAATCAATGCTTTGATTAATACTGTAAGAAAATGTTTTCCAAATAAAAAGATATTGGGTGTTTTTCAACCTCATTTATTTAGTAGAACTAAATTTTTTGAAAAATCTTTTGCAAAAAGTTTAGAAAATCTTGATATTTTAATTTTACTAGATATTTATCCAGCTAGAGAATTTCCCATAAATGAAGTTAATTCTAATAATTTGTTAAAAAAAATAAAAATGAGTTATAAAGAAATATCTACTATGTCCAAAGTTTTGGAAAAAATTGAAAAAAAAGATTTTGATATTATTCTGACAATAGGAGCTGGGAATATAGATACCTTAATTATTCCTATCAAAGAATGGTTG